One Brassica napus cultivar Da-Ae chromosome A1, Da-Ae, whole genome shotgun sequence genomic region harbors:
- the LOC106348540 gene encoding photosystem I reaction center subunit VI-1, chloroplastic yields MASLATVAAVKPSAAVNGLGGSSLAGAKLSFKPSSLSIKPKSVRSGAVVAKYGDKSVYFDLEDLGNTTGQWDLYGSDAPSPYNPLQSKFFETFAAPFTKRGLLLKFLILGGGSLLTYVSASSTDDVLPIKRGPQEKPKLGPRGKL; encoded by the exons ATGGCGTCTCTTGCAACCGTCGCCGCCGTGAAACCATCTGCCGCCGTCAACGGCCTCGGCGGCAGCTCACTCGCCGGGGCCAAGCTCTCCTTCAAACCTTCCAGCCTAAGCATCAAACCCAAATCCGTCAG GTCTGGTGCCGTGGTGGCCAAGTATGGAGACAAAAGTGTCTACTTTGACTTAGAAGATTTGGGAAACACAACTGGTCAATGGGATCTATACGGTTCCGATGCTCCTTCTCCTTACAACCCTCTTCAG AGCAAGTTTTTTGAGACATTCGCTGCACCATTCACAAAGAGAGGATTGCTCCTCAAGTTCTTGATTCTTGGAGGAGGATCTTTGCTTACTTATGTCAGCGCTTCATCCACCGACGATGTTCTTCCCATCAAGAGAGGTCCTCAGGAGAAGCCTAAGCTCGGTCCTCGCGGCAAACTCTGA